From Carassius gibelio isolate Cgi1373 ecotype wild population from Czech Republic chromosome B23, carGib1.2-hapl.c, whole genome shotgun sequence, the proteins below share one genomic window:
- the rnf146 gene encoding E3 ubiquitin-protein ligase rnf146 encodes MASCGDINLSVDSLTSGKKVSGESVTEGSPSPSSPLLPIPECAICLQSCVHPVRLPCRHIFCFLCVKGASWHSKRCALCRGEVPEDFLERPTLLSPEELKASATGGRGTGTGGHAWYYEGRNGWWQYDERTSRELEDAFSKGKKSAEMLIAGFLYVADLENMVQYRRNEHGRRRRMKRDVVDIPKKGVAGLRLDPDPNPSPASGSGTDPIPAPAVADLNGTVDGATAERESSADGADTGVSGGRPQGVFVSAPVRPPTVLGGHLTSPASSGDIQLVQALSQLNMNPAEQETEEEDADDEDDSAGPDASGYESESGTSEDEDEQAEDEGEDEHTEGSQGRHRLHQLDRPPPGGGPAHSGDRSGCPDGQCTITKV; translated from the coding sequence ATGGCTAGTTGCGGCGACATTAATCTTTCCGTGGACTCCTTGACTTCAGGCAAGAAGGTGAGTGGGGAGTCTGTGACGGAGGGCAGTCCATCCCCTTCGTCTCCTTTGCTGCCCATCCCGGAGTGTGCAATCTGTCTGCAGAGCTGCGTCCACCCCGTACGCCTGCCATGCCGTCATATTTTCTGCTTCCTATGCGTGAAAGGAGCTTCCTGGCACAGCAAACGCTGCGCCCTGTGTAGAGGGGAAGTGCCTGAGGATTTCCTGGAGCGTCCCACTTTGCTCTCGCCCGAGGAGCTGAAGGCTTCGGCGACGGGCGGACGTGGGACGGGGACTGGTGGCCACGCCTGGTACTACGAGGGCCGTAATGGATGGTGGCAGTACGACGAGCGGACAAGCCGAGAGCTAGAGGACGCATTCAGCAAGGGCAAGAAGAGCGCTGAGATGCTGATCGCCGGTTTCCTGTACGTAGCCGACTTGGAGAACATGGTGCAGTACAGGAGGAACGAACACGGCCGCAGGCGTAGGATGAAGAGGGATGTGGTGGACATCCCTAAGAAAGGTGTGGCCGGATTAAGACTCGATCCAGATCCAAATCCCAGTCCAGCATCGGGATCAGGAACTGATCCCATTCCAGCGCCCGCAGTTGCGGATTTAAATGGAACAGTAGATGGCGCCACAGCGGAGCGAGAGAGTTCGGCGGATGGTGCAGACACTGGAGTCAGCGGAGGACGTCCTCAAGGTGTCTTTGTTTCTGCTCCTGTAAGGCCGCCAACCGTCTTGGGCGGTCACCTGACCAGCCCTGCTTCCTCTGGCGATATTCAGCTTGTACAGGCTCTCTCTCAACTCAATATGAATCCTGCTGAGCAAGAAACAGAAGAGGAAGATGCAGATGACGAAGACGATTCGGCAGGTCCGGACGCCTCGGGGTATGAATCCGAGTCTGGCACGAGCGAGGATGAAGATGAGCAGGCTGAGGACGAAGGTGAAGACGAGCACACAGAAGGCTCCCAGGGTAGGCATAGACTGCATCAGTTGGACAGACCGCCCCCTGGTGGTGGCCCGGCACATAGCGGCGATCGCTCTGGGTGCCCCGATGGTCAGTGCACCATTACAAAGGTCTGA